The following DNA comes from Methylophilus sp. 5.
TGATAACAACCGCACATCAGTGACAATTACCCACAAAGGTAACATCATGAAGTTTACCGAAGGTGGCTTCCGTGACTGGGGTTATCAACTGGCCAAAGAAGAGTTTGGCGCAGAGCTGATTGATGGCGGCCCATGGTGCAAACTACCTAACGGCATCATCATTAAAGACTGCATCGCTGACGCCTTCTTGCAAGAAATTTTGTTGCACCCGGAAGATTACGATGTAGTCGCTGCGCTTAACCTCAATGGCGACTACATGAGTGATGCGCTAGCAGCACAAGTGGGCGGCATTGGTATCGCGCCAGGGGCTAACCTGAGTGACACCATTGCCATGTTTGAAGCCACCCATGGCACAGCCCCTAAAATTGCTGGTAAAAACCTGGCTAACCCAAGCTCACTGATTTTATCAGCCGAAATGATGTTGCGTCACATGGGCTGGGTAGAAGCGGCTGACCTGGTGCTCAACGGTGTTGCCAAAGCGATTGCCAGCAAGCGCGTAACAGGCGACTTTAGCAGCCAGATGGACGGTGCAACGCAAGTAGGCACCGCAGAGTTTGGTGATGAAATCATCAAACAAATGGCATAAATTCTGGCCGCTGGCCTGGATTTAAATATAAAAAAACGGCTCGCATTTGCGAGCCGTTTTGTATTTTTTACCCCTAAAACACAAATTATGCTTTTTGTATGTTTGAGGCCTGTTTACCTTTGGGACCTTCAGTCACATCAAAGGAGACACGTTGACCTTCTTTCAAGCTTTTATAACCAGATTCAACGATTGCGGAGAAGTGCGCGAACAAATCGTCACCGCCGTCATCGGGAGTAATGAATCCAAAGCCCTTAGAGTCGTTAAACCACTTTACGGTACCTGTTGCCATTTTACTTCCTTACTTTTTTACTTAACAGGGAGGCGCCCCAAAAGTTTGTCTCAAGTACTTAAGTCGCAATTAACAAGCTTTGCTTTACTTAAAGACGGCTACAAAAAACCTGAACCCAAACGCCTTAAGGATTTATAATTTAGCATTATTTAAATGTCAAGACTAATTTTGTATCTTTTAACAAAAGCTAAAAAATCCAATTAAAATTTGTATAAATGCTGCATGAGAGCCCGTCTTTTCTACGATTTGAATCTGTCACTAGCCACGTATACTCAAGTAAAAAGGTGAGTTGTATCAGTAGATTAACCACCCTATTTCATTGTTTGGACGACGCGTTTAAAGACATCTATGGCAACACTGGAAAGTTCAAGAAAACTGGGCGGCATGGCGCGCATGCTGGTGCAATCTTCGCTGATGAGCGAAGAGGACGCTGCTGCATTGCAAGAAAAGTCTCACGCGCAAAAAGTCAGCTTTCTAGCTGCAACACTGACTCAAAAAAAGATTTCTGCCAAAGACATTGCGCAAACGGCTTCAAATGCGTTTGGCTTTCCATTTTTTGACCTGGATGCACTCGATCAAGACTCGCTGCCGGACAAAACCATAGACATCAAACTGATGCAATCGCATCGCGTGTTACTACTGCAACAAAAGAGCAACGTCGCTTATATTGCCATCTCTGACCCGACCAACTTGCACTCACTGGACACCATCCAGTTTCAGATGGGAGCGACCCTGTTTCCACTGGTGGTAGAAGATGACAAACTAGGCAAGTGGATTGATAGAATCGTTGAATCCAAAGACACCAGTATGTCTAGCCTCAATGCGGGCAGCGATGACTTTGACCTGGGTCTGGAAGAGGCTGACGAAGCACAAGAAGCAGAAGTCGTGCAAGAAGTCGACGATGCGCCGGTGGTCAAGTTTTTGCAAAAAATATTGCTGGATGCGATCAATATGGGCGCCTCTGACTTGCATTTTGAACCCTACGAAAAATTTTACCGCATTCGCTTCAGGATAGATGGTGTGTTAAGAGACATGTCACAACCGCCATTAGCCATTAAAGAAAAACTGGCTTCGCGCATTAAGGTAATTTCCAATCTGGATATCGCCGAAAAAAGAATTCCGCAAGACGGCCGCATGAAACTGATTATCACCAAAACGCGTTCGATCGACTTTCGCGTCAGCACGTTGCCACTGATTCATGGCGAAAAGATCGTAATGCGGATTTTAGACCCGACCAGCGCCACACTCGGCATTGAAGCCTTGGGCTATGAGGCCGAACAAGAAGCATCGCTGCTCAAAGCCATCCACCGGCCGTATGGCCTGGTCTTGGTGACGGGGCCAACCGGCTCGGGAAAAACCGTCTCACTGTATACCTGCCTCAACCTGCTTAATGACCCCGGTGTAAATATTTCTACCGCCGAAGACCCGGCAGAAATCCCGCTGGCGGGCATTAATCAGGTCAATGTGAATGACAAACAAGGCCTCACATTTGCCGCAGCGCTCAAATCCTTTTTACGCCAGGATCCTGACATCATCATGATTGGTGAGATTCGCGACCTGGAAACGGCAGACATGGCGATCAAGGCGGCTTCTACCGGCCATATGGTGCTGTCTACCCTGCACACCAACGATGCGCCGACAACGCTATCACGCTTGCTCAACATGGGCGTCGCACCGTTTAACATTGCCTCGGCTGTGACATTAATTACGGCACAACGGCTGGCCAGGCGCTTGTGCAAACATTGCAAAGTGCCTTTAAACGTCCCTCAGGAAGCCTTATTAAAAGTAGGTTTTACCCAAAGCATGCTGGCGGGTGACTGGCAATTGTATGGCGCAAAAGAAGGCGGCTGTGAACACTGCAATAATGGGTATAAAGGCCGCGTCGGCATTTATCAGGTGATGCCGATTACTGAAGCCATGGCGCAAATCATCATGGCGAATGGCAATGCGCTGGATATTGCGGCACAAGCAAAAAAAGAAGGCGTGAAAGACTTGCGGGAATCTGGCCTGCTCAAGGTGAAACAAGGCTTAACCTCGATTGAGGAAGTCGAAGCTGTCACCAATGAGTAATGTCTGTGACTCAATAACCCTATTTTAAGAAAATACTATGGCGACTGGCAATATCAAACAATCCGTGTATCAATGGGAAGGCAAAGACCGCAAAGGCAAGCTGGTTAAAGGCGAGATGCGCGCCAATGGCGAAGCAGTGGTCAATGCAACCTTGCGCCGCCAGGGCATTACGATCATCAAGGTTAAAAAGCAAAGTTCGCTGGCAATCAAAGGCAAAGTCACTGACAAAGACGTCACTTTGTTTACGCGCCAGCTCGCAACCATGATGAAAGCAGGCGTGCCATTGCTGCAAGCCTTTGATATTGTCGGCAAGGGCCACCATAATCCGGCCGTGTCCAAGCTGCTGTCTGATATTAAATTGGATGTCGAAACCGGCAGTAGCCTGAGTGCGGCCTTTCGCAAATTTCCGCTGCATTTTGATCAGCTCTTTTGTAATCTGGTGGGTGCAGGTGAACAGGCAGGTATTCTGGATAGCCTGCTGGAGCGGCTGGCCACTTATAAAGAAAAGATTCTTGCCATTAAAAGCAAGATCAAATCCGCACTGGTTTATCCAGTCTCTATTATTGTCGTGGCGTTTGTCATTACGGCCGTGATTATGATTTTTGTGGTGCCTGCCTTTAAGGACTTGTTTAGCAGCTTTGGTGCCGACCTGCCTGGGCCAACCGTGGTCGTCATTAACCTGTCCAACTTTTTTGTCGCCTGGTGGTGGGCCATTTTTGGCACGATAGGCTTTGGTTTCTGGTTCTTTTTCTATACCTGGAAACGCTCCGAGAAAATGCAAGCGACAATGGACCGCTTAATGCTACGCCTGCCGATTTTTGGCGAGCTGATTCGCAAAGCGACCATCGCCCGCTTTGCGCGCACACTGTCTACCATGTTTGCCGCCGGGGTGCCCTTGGTAGAAGCATTAGACTCAGTCGCTGGCGCCTCTGGCAACAAAGTTTATTTTGATGCCACCAAGAAAATTCAAAGCGAAGTCAGCACCGGCACCAGCCTGACGGTAGCCATGCAAAATGCCAATGTGTTCCCTAATATGGTGATCCAGATGACGGCAATTGGCGAAGAGTCTGGCTCTTTAGACGGCATGCTGACCAAAGTCGCAGATTTTTACGAAGGCGAGGTAGACGACGCGGTGGC
Coding sequences within:
- a CDS encoding cold-shock protein, translated to MATGTVKWFNDSKGFGFITPDDGGDDLFAHFSAIVESGYKSLKEGQRVSFDVTEGPKGKQASNIQKA
- the pilB gene encoding type IV-A pilus assembly ATPase PilB codes for the protein MATLESSRKLGGMARMLVQSSLMSEEDAAALQEKSHAQKVSFLAATLTQKKISAKDIAQTASNAFGFPFFDLDALDQDSLPDKTIDIKLMQSHRVLLLQQKSNVAYIAISDPTNLHSLDTIQFQMGATLFPLVVEDDKLGKWIDRIVESKDTSMSSLNAGSDDFDLGLEEADEAQEAEVVQEVDDAPVVKFLQKILLDAINMGASDLHFEPYEKFYRIRFRIDGVLRDMSQPPLAIKEKLASRIKVISNLDIAEKRIPQDGRMKLIITKTRSIDFRVSTLPLIHGEKIVMRILDPTSATLGIEALGYEAEQEASLLKAIHRPYGLVLVTGPTGSGKTVSLYTCLNLLNDPGVNISTAEDPAEIPLAGINQVNVNDKQGLTFAAALKSFLRQDPDIIMIGEIRDLETADMAIKAASTGHMVLSTLHTNDAPTTLSRLLNMGVAPFNIASAVTLITAQRLARRLCKHCKVPLNVPQEALLKVGFTQSMLAGDWQLYGAKEGGCEHCNNGYKGRVGIYQVMPITEAMAQIIMANGNALDIAAQAKKEGVKDLRESGLLKVKQGLTSIEEVEAVTNE
- a CDS encoding type II secretion system F family protein, which gives rise to MATGNIKQSVYQWEGKDRKGKLVKGEMRANGEAVVNATLRRQGITIIKVKKQSSLAIKGKVTDKDVTLFTRQLATMMKAGVPLLQAFDIVGKGHHNPAVSKLLSDIKLDVETGSSLSAAFRKFPLHFDQLFCNLVGAGEQAGILDSLLERLATYKEKILAIKSKIKSALVYPVSIIVVAFVITAVIMIFVVPAFKDLFSSFGADLPGPTVVVINLSNFFVAWWWAIFGTIGFGFWFFFYTWKRSEKMQATMDRLMLRLPIFGELIRKATIARFARTLSTMFAAGVPLVEALDSVAGASGNKVYFDATKKIQSEVSTGTSLTVAMQNANVFPNMVIQMTAIGEESGSLDGMLTKVADFYEGEVDDAVAAISSLMEPVIMVVLGVLIGGLVVAMYMPIFKMGKVVSGGG